A single window of [Clostridium] hylemonae DSM 15053 DNA harbors:
- a CDS encoding GGDEF domain-containing protein — METRKNLRKKIRRVDVQVSILIIVTTIFCSSVVFFIGYTLTYNDMIMNLEDRVTAIHDYLEDSLDKSTFRDINTKEDMNKLSYISMKKVLEDVKMSTNVRYLYTAKKDSSGNFVYVIDGLDYEAKDFRYPGDTIEQEIYKDMELALNGETVLPEEIKKTDWGNIFITYFPIHDKDEVVGVLGIEFEAAHQYDTYHMMKLFLPVIILVTCIIGTVIAVLVFRRVSNPAYKDMANTDQLTQLKNRNSFETDLNNLDARTKKDNFGIIIADLNNLKLVNDQFGHSSGDICILTAARAIQSVLPKNSAAYRLGGDEFVILSWDTDEEEIRSFKENVSQSLEEMSEEIEPNIPLSLSIGWELYDPAEDKNLKELFKRADEDMYRHKKEFHENDEL; from the coding sequence GTGGAAACTCGAAAAAACTTACGAAAAAAGATACGGAGGGTAGATGTCCAGGTCTCTATCCTGATCATTGTCACAACTATATTCTGTTCTTCTGTCGTGTTCTTCATCGGCTACACGCTGACATACAACGACATGATAATGAATCTGGAAGACAGAGTCACCGCTATCCACGATTATCTTGAAGACAGCCTTGACAAAAGCACCTTCCGGGATATCAACACAAAGGAAGATATGAACAAGCTCTCTTACATCTCCATGAAAAAAGTCCTGGAAGATGTAAAGATGTCGACCAACGTCCGCTACCTGTACACTGCCAAAAAGGACAGCAGCGGAAATTTCGTCTATGTGATCGACGGTCTGGATTACGAGGCGAAGGACTTCCGCTATCCCGGAGATACGATAGAGCAGGAAATATATAAAGATATGGAGCTCGCCCTGAACGGGGAGACCGTACTGCCGGAAGAGATAAAAAAGACAGACTGGGGAAATATATTTATTACTTATTTTCCCATACATGATAAAGATGAAGTCGTAGGCGTGCTCGGTATTGAGTTTGAGGCAGCCCACCAGTATGACACATACCACATGATGAAGCTTTTTCTTCCGGTCATCATCCTTGTGACGTGTATTATCGGAACTGTAATAGCTGTCCTCGTTTTCCGCAGAGTCTCCAATCCGGCCTACAAAGATATGGCGAACACGGACCAGCTGACACAGCTTAAAAACCGTAATTCATTTGAGACAGATCTGAATAATCTGGATGCCAGGACAAAAAAAGACAATTTTGGCATTATCATTGCCGACCTTAACAATTTAAAACTTGTCAATGACCAGTTCGGCCACAGCAGCGGGGACATATGCATACTGACCGCCGCCAGGGCAATACAGTCCGTCCTGCCGAAGAACAGCGCCGCCTACCGGCTTGGCGGTGATGAATTTGTCATCCTATCCTGGGATACGGATGAGGAGGAAATACGAAGCTTTAAGGAAAATGTCAGTCAAAGCCTGGAGGAAATGTCAGAGGAAATTGAACCGAATATACCCTTGTCACTTTCAATCGGATGGGAA
- a CDS encoding C-GCAxxG-C-C family protein, protein MTTDINMEQLQKDAVDIFHSGFACSESIIYAIKKNFELDMSDDAIAMSSGFPWGLGGGGCICGALAGGTMCIGYFFGRTTPGDEKINKCFELTNELHDHFKETCGGTCCRVLTRGMERNSPERKAQCTKFVADTVKKTAEIIIREL, encoded by the coding sequence ATGACAACAGATATAAATATGGAACAGCTGCAAAAGGACGCCGTAGATATTTTTCACTCCGGTTTTGCCTGTTCTGAATCTATCATCTATGCCATCAAAAAAAACTTTGAGCTGGACATGTCTGATGACGCCATCGCGATGAGTTCCGGCTTTCCGTGGGGGCTTGGGGGCGGCGGATGTATCTGCGGCGCGCTTGCCGGGGGCACGATGTGCATCGGGTATTTCTTCGGCAGGACAACGCCGGGAGATGAGAAGATCAATAAGTGTTTTGAGCTTACCAATGAGCTTCATGATCACTTTAAAGAAACTTGCGGCGGTACGTGCTGCCGTGTTCTTACAAGGGGAATGGAGCGGAATTCACCTGAGAGAAAAGCACAGTGTACAAAGTTTGTCGCTGATACGGTCAAAAAGACAGCTGAGATCATCATAAGAGAGCTGTAG
- a CDS encoding fumarate hydratase, whose protein sequence is MRTVDVSVITDNIKEMCIEANHYLSKDMDKAMKDAAGAEESPLGRQILEQLQENLKIAAGDMIPICQDTGMAVVFIEAGQDVHFVGGSLEDAVNEGVRKGYTEGFLRKSVVGDPVIRENTKENTPAVIHYRIVPGENVTVKVAPKGFGSENMSRVFMLKPADGLDGVKHAVLTAVKDAGPNACPPMVVGVGIGGTFEKCALLSKEALTREAGSHSEIPWVHELEEELLKRINGLGIGPGGLGGTTTALAVNVNTYPTHIAGLPVAVNICCHVNRHVIREI, encoded by the coding sequence ATGCGCACAGTTGACGTAAGTGTTATTACAGATAATATTAAAGAAATGTGTATAGAAGCGAACCATTATTTATCGAAAGATATGGACAAGGCGATGAAGGATGCCGCCGGAGCGGAAGAGTCTCCGCTTGGCAGACAGATTCTGGAGCAGCTGCAGGAGAATCTTAAGATCGCTGCCGGCGATATGATCCCGATCTGTCAGGATACAGGCATGGCGGTCGTCTTTATCGAGGCGGGGCAGGACGTCCATTTTGTGGGCGGAAGTCTTGAGGACGCTGTGAATGAAGGCGTGCGTAAGGGATATACGGAAGGGTTCCTGCGCAAATCCGTGGTGGGAGACCCTGTTATAAGAGAGAACACAAAAGAGAATACCCCGGCCGTTATCCATTACCGTATCGTTCCAGGGGAGAACGTGACCGTCAAGGTTGCCCCGAAGGGATTCGGCAGTGAGAATATGAGCCGGGTATTTATGCTGAAGCCGGCAGACGGACTGGACGGGGTGAAACATGCTGTCCTGACCGCAGTCAAAGACGCGGGACCCAACGCATGCCCGCCCATGGTGGTGGGTGTCGGTATCGGCGGCACATTTGAAAAATGTGCGCTTTTGTCGAAGGAGGCGCTCACGAGAGAAGCCGGTTCCCACTCGGAGATCCCGTGGGTGCATGAGCTGGAGGAAGAACTGCTTAAGCGGATAAACGGTCTTGGCATCGGCCCCGGCGGACTTGGAGGCACAACGACGGCGCTGGCGGTGAATGTTAACACTTACCCGACCCATATTGCCGGGCTTCCCGTGGCAGTCAATATATGCTGCCATGTAAACAGACACGTGATAAGAGAAATATAA
- a CDS encoding Fe-S-containing hydro-lyase, giving the protein MLPCKQTRDKRNIKQLKIQERKDKMMEKHIAAPITKEVARTLRAGDYIYLTGTIYTARDAAHKRMDETLSRKEALPVDLNGQVIYYMGPSPAREGRPIGSAGPTTASRMDKYTPRLLDMGLGAMIGKGKRSKEVLDAVVRNESVYMAAVGGAGALLSKCIKESEVVAYDDLGTEAIRKLTVEDFPVIVVADSAGNDLYETAIKEYEK; this is encoded by the coding sequence ATGCTGCCATGTAAACAGACACGTGATAAGAGAAATATAAAGCAGTTAAAAATACAGGAAAGGAAAGACAAAATGATGGAAAAGCATATTGCGGCGCCGATCACAAAGGAAGTCGCCCGGACACTGCGCGCGGGGGATTATATCTATCTGACCGGGACGATCTATACAGCAAGGGACGCTGCCCACAAACGAATGGATGAGACACTCTCCAGAAAGGAAGCGCTGCCGGTGGACCTGAACGGCCAGGTGATCTATTATATGGGGCCGTCGCCGGCAAGAGAAGGCCGCCCTATCGGTTCGGCAGGCCCTACGACAGCCAGCCGCATGGATAAATACACACCGAGACTGCTCGACATGGGACTCGGGGCCATGATCGGAAAAGGAAAGAGAAGCAAAGAGGTGCTGGATGCGGTCGTCAGAAATGAAAGCGTATACATGGCGGCGGTAGGAGGAGCAGGAGCGCTTCTGTCCAAATGTATCAAAGAATCAGAAGTCGTTGCGTACGATGACCTCGGCACGGAAGCGATACGTAAACTGACCGTGGAGGATTTTCCGGTTATCGTTGTGGCGGACAGCGCCGGCAATGATCTATACGAAACTGCGATTAAGGAGTACGAGAAATAA
- a CDS encoding lysophospholipid acyltransferase family protein, protein MKRILLMVFRNIILVPFMWVKLCYYASHVDKYSEEKRFEMLKFITTRANKGGNVTIEVHGRENIPEKDGFMFFPNHQGLYDVLAVVQACPRPFSVVAKKEVAHIQFLKQVFACMKAYMIDRDNVRQAMQVIIDVADEVKNGRNYLIFAEGTRSRNGNEVQPFKGGSFKAATKARCPIVPVALVNSFVPFDSSTIKPVTVQVHFLKPLYYDEYKDMKTTEIAGQVKDVIQQTIMQYDSK, encoded by the coding sequence ATGAAAAGAATATTACTTATGGTATTCAGGAATATTATCCTGGTTCCGTTTATGTGGGTAAAGCTATGCTATTATGCTTCCCATGTGGACAAGTATTCGGAAGAAAAGCGGTTTGAAATGCTTAAGTTTATCACGACCCGAGCGAACAAAGGCGGAAATGTTACGATCGAGGTCCACGGCAGGGAGAACATACCTGAAAAAGATGGATTCATGTTCTTTCCAAACCACCAGGGCCTGTATGATGTACTGGCGGTCGTACAGGCGTGTCCCAGGCCGTTCTCTGTAGTGGCTAAAAAGGAAGTGGCGCACATACAGTTCCTGAAACAAGTATTTGCATGTATGAAGGCGTATATGATAGACCGCGACAATGTCCGCCAGGCAATGCAGGTGATCATCGACGTAGCGGATGAAGTAAAGAACGGCAGAAATTATCTCATATTTGCAGAAGGGACCCGCTCGAGAAACGGCAACGAGGTGCAGCCGTTCAAAGGGGGAAGCTTCAAGGCTGCCACAAAGGCGAGATGCCCCATCGTCCCGGTTGCTCTTGTCAATTCATTCGTGCCGTTTGACTCAAGTACGATAAAGCCTGTAACAGTCCAGGTACATTTTCTGAAACCGCTGTACTATGACGAGTATAAAGACATGAAAACAACA